From the genome of Candidatus Nitrosocosmicus oleophilus, one region includes:
- a CDS encoding superoxide dismutase produces MSKYELPPLPYGYDALEPHIDAKTMEIHYTKHHQTYTNNLNAALEKCPQDVQNKDITEILSDLGSVPNDVRAAINFNGGGFDNHRIFWNNLTPNGGGDPQGSIAEAINNSFGSFSAFKEKFTTSTVGIQGSGWGWLVFDPKNNKVDYKSMPNQTSPRTENLIPLLGCDVWEHAYYLKYQNKRPDYVNAWWNLINWEDVNNRYAKSK; encoded by the coding sequence ATGAGTAAATATGAATTACCCCCTCTTCCATATGGCTATGATGCATTAGAACCACACATAGATGCAAAAACTATGGAAATCCATTATACGAAACATCATCAAACATATACCAACAATCTAAACGCAGCTCTTGAAAAATGTCCTCAAGATGTGCAGAATAAGGATATAACAGAAATACTAAGTGACTTAGGGAGTGTACCCAATGATGTGAGAGCAGCAATAAACTTTAATGGTGGTGGATTTGATAATCATCGAATTTTCTGGAACAATTTGACACCGAATGGCGGTGGGGACCCACAAGGATCTATTGCAGAGGCAATAAATAATTCATTTGGAAGTTTTTCAGCCTTTAAGGAAAAGTTTACTACAAGTACTGTAGGTATTCAAGGAAGCGGTTGGGGATGGCTAGTATTTGACCCAAAAAACAACAAAGTAGACTATAAATCCATGCCAAATCAAACTAGTCCCAGGACAGAAAATCTAATACCACTGTTAGGATGTGATGTTTGGGAACATGCTTATTACCTCAAATATCAAAACAAAAGACCCGACTATGTCAACGCTTGGTGGAATCTGATAAATTGGGAAGATGTCAACAATAGGTATGCCAAATCAAAGTAA
- a CDS encoding YkgJ family cysteine cluster protein translates to MVFSHGEEEKVDDVSSALDDLSKKWEIDPIVRDVHLGKRMDIQDYTIRINKVTYHIPFLSKSSLFLLWDCLWPDCHNCCDKQGRLPLTSRDIATISKHLGYDSQPSFLRNETYVATWDNESASDSNSHVITTLTMLNLKRRKSENEADNGHPISCRFLNECGACQLHPNKPGVCWLYPFFSWSQNEKNLVSVHTSFQLTGDCPGFYLSKNLDDIMPILVKYSEIIYNYTMNVNTTIREGFGKIDVIN, encoded by the coding sequence ATGGTGTTTTCTCATGGGGAAGAGGAAAAAGTTGATGATGTCTCTTCCGCACTAGATGATCTCTCAAAAAAATGGGAGATAGATCCAATTGTTAGAGATGTGCATCTTGGAAAACGCATGGACATTCAAGATTATACTATTAGGATAAACAAGGTTACTTATCATATCCCCTTTTTGTCTAAATCTTCTCTTTTTTTATTATGGGATTGTCTATGGCCTGATTGTCATAATTGCTGTGATAAGCAAGGACGGTTACCCTTAACTTCGAGAGATATTGCCACTATTTCAAAACATTTGGGATATGATTCGCAACCGTCTTTTCTACGAAATGAAACTTATGTAGCAACATGGGATAATGAATCCGCTTCAGATTCAAATTCTCATGTAATAACAACTTTGACTATGCTTAATTTGAAGAGAAGGAAGTCAGAAAATGAGGCTGACAACGGTCACCCTATTTCTTGCAGATTCCTAAATGAATGTGGAGCATGTCAGCTCCATCCCAATAAGCCTGGGGTTTGTTGGTTATATCCCTTTTTTTCATGGAGTCAAAATGAAAAGAACCTAGTATCTGTACATACATCATTTCAACTTACAGGTGATTGTCCAGGTTTTTACCTGAGTAAAAACTTGGATGACATTATGCCAATTTTAGTCAAATATTCTGAAATTATTTATAATTATACTATGAATGTTAACACCACAATTAGAGAAGGGTTTGGAAAAATCGACGTTATTAACTAG
- the pckA gene encoding phosphoenolpyruvate carboxykinase (ATP) — protein sequence MDFTINEGQRNLTVPLLVESAILNDEGKLSFTGSLSVKTGKFTGRSPEDKYIVKDEITAKSVDWGKVNHPISEENFEKIFTRMTKYIHDNNLAQKLYTFDGFVGADISSRLSIRVITDRAWHSLFATQIFINASQEELSHFKPDFTLLSINDFASFPELEGTKSETFIIISFKRNLVLMGSTSYAGEIKKSMFSVMNFLLPKKGIFPMHCSANLGKDDRSALFFGLSGTGKTTLSADENRRLVGDDEHGWSDNGVFNFEGGCYAKCINLNKDKEPQIWNAIKFGSVMENVVIDPFTREPDFTDGSLTENTRVVYPLNFIPGAVIPSVCGHPSVIIFLTADAFGVLPPISKLSKEGAMYHFMSGYTSKLAGTERGITEPKETFSQCFGAPFMPLRAAEYAKLLGEKITKYNSKVYLINTGWSGGPYGIGKRIDLKYTRQMVSATLKGALDEVPYETHETFNLDYPTSCYDIPASILNPRNTWHDKNQYDFSAKRLAKLFINNFRKFEPTSAEIIKAGPHLN from the coding sequence ATGGACTTTACAATTAATGAGGGGCAAAGAAATTTAACAGTTCCCCTATTAGTTGAATCAGCTATTCTGAATGATGAGGGTAAGCTATCATTTACCGGTTCGTTATCGGTAAAGACCGGAAAATTTACTGGTCGTTCGCCTGAGGATAAATATATTGTCAAGGATGAAATTACTGCCAAGTCGGTAGATTGGGGTAAAGTTAACCATCCAATTTCTGAAGAAAACTTTGAAAAAATATTTACTCGTATGACAAAGTATATCCATGATAATAATTTAGCCCAGAAACTCTATACTTTTGATGGATTTGTTGGAGCTGACATCTCTTCCAGGCTATCTATAAGAGTTATTACAGATAGAGCATGGCATAGTCTATTCGCAACTCAAATTTTCATAAACGCATCACAAGAAGAATTGTCACATTTCAAACCTGATTTTACTTTGTTGTCAATCAATGATTTTGCATCTTTCCCAGAGTTAGAAGGAACAAAATCTGAAACTTTCATTATTATTAGTTTCAAGCGAAATTTGGTCCTGATGGGGTCAACATCTTATGCTGGTGAAATAAAGAAATCCATGTTTTCAGTCATGAATTTTCTTTTACCCAAAAAAGGTATATTTCCTATGCATTGTTCGGCAAATTTGGGCAAGGATGATAGGTCGGCCCTATTTTTTGGTTTGTCAGGAACTGGAAAAACAACCCTTTCGGCCGATGAAAATCGACGATTAGTGGGAGACGATGAACATGGCTGGTCTGATAATGGTGTATTTAATTTTGAAGGGGGTTGTTATGCTAAGTGTATTAATCTAAACAAGGACAAAGAACCACAGATTTGGAATGCCATTAAGTTTGGTTCGGTAATGGAGAATGTTGTTATTGATCCTTTTACAAGGGAACCTGATTTTACAGATGGTAGTTTAACAGAAAATACTCGTGTTGTCTATCCTTTGAATTTTATACCTGGAGCCGTTATTCCAAGTGTCTGCGGTCATCCATCCGTGATTATTTTTCTTACTGCAGATGCCTTTGGGGTCCTTCCTCCTATATCTAAATTATCAAAGGAGGGTGCCATGTATCACTTTATGTCGGGATATACTAGTAAATTAGCAGGGACTGAGCGAGGAATCACTGAACCAAAAGAGACGTTTTCTCAATGTTTTGGAGCCCCTTTCATGCCATTAAGAGCTGCAGAATATGCGAAGTTACTAGGAGAGAAGATAACCAAATATAATTCAAAAGTTTATTTGATCAATACCGGCTGGTCGGGCGGTCCTTATGGAATAGGTAAACGAATAGATCTAAAATATACCAGGCAGATGGTATCTGCAACGCTCAAAGGCGCACTAGATGAAGTTCCATATGAGACACACGAAACGTTTAATCTCGATTACCCCACGTCATGCTATGACATTCCTGCTTCCATATTAAATCCTCGAAATACTTGGCATGACAAGAATCAATATGACTTTTCTGCCAAAAGATTGGCTAAATTGTTTATAAATAATTTCAGGAAATTTGAACCCACTTCTGCAGAAATTATTAAGGCGGGTCCGCATTTGAACTAG
- a CDS encoding Rieske (2Fe-2S) protein, producing MTKFLVDKAVNIPEGKLKNITAAGKEIVIANVKGEYYAINNICTHAGAELHEGVLEGKELICPWHGAKWDVQTGDLIWFPQKLKNQQSYNVLIEGDNVFVEI from the coding sequence ATGACAAAGTTTTTGGTGGACAAGGCCGTAAACATTCCTGAAGGTAAACTAAAAAATATTACTGCTGCGGGTAAAGAAATCGTAATAGCTAATGTTAAAGGTGAATACTATGCAATTAATAATATATGTACTCACGCAGGAGCCGAATTACACGAGGGGGTATTAGAAGGCAAAGAACTTATTTGTCCATGGCACGGTGCTAAATGGGATGTACAAACTGGTGATCTTATCTGGTTTCCTCAAAAACTAAAAAACCAACAGTCATACAATGTGCTGATAGAGGGAGATAATGTATTTGTCGAAATATAA
- the argF gene encoding ornithine carbamoyltransferase: MKEDILSLQDLRSDQILAMLDHASSLKNQFKTQGSNLKYLNGKILGMIFQKPSTRTRISFETAMLQLGGHAINLSFNDLQLSRGESIQDTSKTISLYADILMARVYDHKDIEQLSEYSSIPVINGLSDLFHPCQILADLLTILEYKKKLRGINMAFIGDGNNVCNDLLLGCSKLGINIRVSTPLGFEPPNWVVEVARTSARKNESALLITSDPTEAVVAADVIVTDTHISIGKENEFDSREKIFFPKYQVNDDLVKYAKKDFIFMHCLPAKRGKEVTSQIIDGPHSVIWSEAENRLHVQKALLIKILGDSSVHNRNHS; this comes from the coding sequence TTGAAAGAAGATATCCTAAGTCTTCAAGATTTGAGGTCTGATCAAATTTTAGCCATGCTGGATCACGCATCATCCTTGAAAAACCAGTTTAAAACACAAGGTTCGAATCTTAAATACCTAAATGGAAAAATCCTGGGAATGATTTTTCAAAAACCCTCTACACGAACTAGAATAAGTTTTGAAACTGCAATGCTTCAATTAGGTGGGCATGCAATAAATCTGTCTTTTAATGATTTACAGTTATCCCGCGGTGAATCGATACAAGATACATCTAAGACCATATCATTATATGCTGATATTTTGATGGCAAGAGTATATGATCATAAAGATATCGAACAATTATCAGAATATTCTTCCATTCCGGTCATAAATGGATTATCTGATTTATTTCATCCATGTCAGATTCTAGCGGATTTGCTCACCATCCTCGAATATAAAAAAAAATTAAGAGGGATCAATATGGCGTTTATTGGAGATGGCAATAATGTTTGTAATGATTTACTCCTAGGATGTTCAAAATTGGGAATAAATATTCGAGTTTCTACTCCACTAGGTTTTGAACCACCAAATTGGGTAGTGGAAGTAGCAAGAACATCAGCTAGAAAAAATGAATCGGCTTTATTGATAACATCGGATCCTACAGAAGCAGTTGTTGCTGCCGATGTGATAGTTACCGATACTCACATTTCGATAGGAAAGGAAAATGAATTCGACAGTCGAGAAAAAATATTTTTCCCTAAATATCAGGTTAATGATGACTTGGTCAAATATGCAAAAAAAGATTTCATTTTTATGCACTGTTTGCCTGCAAAGAGAGGGAAAGAAGTTACATCTCAGATCATTGATGGCCCCCATTCTGTCATTTGGAGCGAGGCCGAAAATCGTTTACATGTACAAAAAGCCTTATTGATCAAGATCTTGGGAGATTCATCAGTACACAATAGGAACCATTCTTGA
- the ftsY gene encoding signal recognition particle-docking protein FtsY — translation MFDKLKRAFSSAAKSISQRELSDKDLDESLFDLNIALLESDVSQEVIDDLSQQIKDNLVGMKLQKNETTEQIIAATLKDNFSKILAKAGSVDLISAVNEKKQRKGGPFKIVFLGINGTGKTTTVAKVANLLKKSGFSVVIAAADTHRAGAIEQISSHAEKLSIKVISQRYGADPSAVSRDALEYASKHYIDVVLIDTAGRMQTAKNLMDEIGKIVKVIKPDIKLFVGDSLSGNDTINQAREFFSYTEFDGAILTKTDADAKGGSAISISYITSKPIIYLGVGQGYDDIINFNREKFVETIFNNESLLDSYRGTQSSLSNENYVAPVIEAATTSADTYNQLENDDLEIDPSSSFSTSVEQQDSYSNGKSTSENKKISGSIQVKEEQVKEEQVKEEQVKEEQVKEEQVKEEQVKEEQVKEEQVKEEQVKEEQVKEEQVKEEQVKEEQVKEEQVKEEQVKEEQVKEEQVKEEVEKKEKAEKKSRFGWFKKKK, via the coding sequence ATGTTTGATAAATTAAAGCGAGCATTCTCTAGTGCTGCAAAGAGCATTAGTCAGAGAGAACTATCTGATAAAGATTTGGATGAAAGCCTTTTTGATCTAAATATTGCCCTTTTGGAAAGTGATGTTTCTCAAGAAGTTATAGATGATTTATCGCAGCAAATAAAAGACAATTTGGTGGGTATGAAATTACAAAAGAATGAAACTACTGAACAAATTATTGCAGCTACTTTAAAAGATAATTTTTCAAAGATTCTGGCCAAGGCAGGATCTGTTGATTTGATTTCTGCGGTTAATGAAAAGAAGCAACGCAAGGGTGGACCGTTTAAAATTGTATTTTTAGGAATAAATGGGACAGGAAAAACTACCACTGTAGCCAAGGTGGCTAATTTACTAAAAAAGTCTGGATTTTCAGTAGTGATTGCCGCCGCTGATACTCACAGAGCTGGAGCTATCGAGCAAATTTCATCACACGCAGAAAAACTATCTATAAAAGTGATATCTCAAAGATACGGTGCCGATCCATCTGCTGTTTCCAGGGATGCATTAGAGTACGCGAGCAAACACTACATTGATGTTGTATTAATTGATACTGCGGGAAGGATGCAAACTGCAAAGAATCTAATGGATGAAATTGGAAAAATTGTAAAGGTTATCAAACCTGATATCAAACTATTCGTTGGTGATTCTTTATCAGGTAATGACACTATTAATCAAGCACGAGAGTTCTTTTCATATACAGAATTTGATGGTGCAATCCTGACCAAAACCGATGCTGATGCTAAAGGCGGGTCAGCAATATCCATATCCTACATTACCTCCAAACCGATTATTTATCTAGGGGTAGGTCAAGGATACGACGATATCATCAATTTCAATAGAGAAAAATTTGTTGAGACTATTTTCAATAATGAGTCGCTCCTTGATTCTTACCGTGGTACTCAATCATCATTGTCAAACGAGAATTATGTGGCCCCTGTTATTGAAGCGGCTACTACTAGTGCTGATACGTATAACCAATTAGAGAATGATGATTTAGAAATAGATCCATCGTCTTCGTTCAGTACTTCTGTTGAACAACAAGACTCGTACTCGAATGGGAAATCTACTAGTGAAAATAAAAAGATTTCCGGGTCTATACAAGTGAAGGAAGAGCAAGTGAAGGAAGAGCAAGTGAAGGAAGAGCAAGTGAAGGAAGAGCAAGTGAAGGAAGAGCAAGTGAAGGAAGAGCAAGTGAAGGAAGAGCAAGTGAAGGAAGAGCAAGTGAAGGAAGAGCAAGTGAAGGAAGAGCAAGTGAAGGAAGAGCAAGTGAAGGAAGAGCAAGTGAAGGAAGAGCAAGTGAAGGAAGAGCAAGTGAAGGAAGAGCAAGTGAAGGAAGAGCAAGTGAAGGAAGAGCAAGTGAAGGAAGAAGTAGAAAAGAAGGAAAAAGCTGAGAAAAAAAGCCGATTCGGATGGTTTAAGAAAAAGAAATAG
- the pfdA gene encoding prefoldin subunit alpha, translated as MNNAKVIIKSDANQLIMTMDGGNRRGIDMEQTVNDLVQESKLLEAYYNDVVAKESVLHRLYEESHNSFEALRSLSPESETISLVPLGIGVYVKSLIYPLEKVLVNIGAGVVVEKRKDDAVNFIEQRIKEFELATKQLSTQKQQISHRMMEIQNTVNSYVGQMRNHDETAHSHSPSHSHSH; from the coding sequence TTGAATAATGCCAAGGTTATAATAAAGTCAGATGCAAATCAGCTTATTATGACAATGGATGGGGGTAATAGAAGAGGTATTGATATGGAACAAACAGTAAATGATTTAGTACAGGAATCAAAGTTACTTGAAGCTTATTATAATGACGTAGTAGCAAAGGAGTCCGTATTACATCGATTATATGAAGAGTCTCATAACTCCTTTGAAGCATTAAGATCTTTGTCTCCGGAATCCGAAACAATCTCCTTAGTACCCTTAGGTATAGGTGTTTATGTTAAGAGTCTTATTTATCCACTAGAAAAAGTTCTGGTAAATATCGGTGCTGGGGTAGTAGTTGAAAAGAGGAAGGATGATGCTGTCAACTTCATAGAGCAACGCATAAAGGAATTTGAATTGGCTACTAAGCAATTATCAACACAAAAACAACAGATATCGCACCGAATGATGGAAATACAGAATACTGTAAATTCCTATGTTGGGCAGATGCGAAACCACGATGAAACAGCACATTCCCATTCACCATCACACTCCCACTCCCACTAG
- a CDS encoding type II glyceraldehyde-3-phosphate dehydrogenase encodes MYQVFINGYGIIGSRLATALTKDKSINLIGIAKYSVDEKTQEAISKGYKVFVPSKLIKEFRNKNYDISGSIEDAINQSDLVIDASTEGNGIKNKRKYYHPLKKKAIFQGGEDRYGRNSVADIIHNSRVNYEKTLDKDSVIQGSCNVTGMGKIIQPLIETYGKLIKRFDVVLVRRWADLEDKKEVRDSIEWDKNPHHQDDLKDFIPSANLYVDALKVPSRMMHLHQMTIRFDGKPPSKDDILENFKNEFGVAILQNAKGTGDIRKKAAELKFDHGDTSMVHIHSELIKIQEDTLKISYSDDQTGMVIPENYMLIQSMLLKQPRVYAIKQTDKIFGMKKKKKLLESEFQG; translated from the coding sequence GTGTATCAAGTTTTCATAAATGGTTATGGCATAATTGGAAGCCGCTTGGCAACTGCCTTAACAAAGGATAAATCTATTAACCTTATAGGTATAGCAAAATATTCTGTCGATGAGAAAACACAAGAGGCAATAAGCAAGGGATACAAGGTTTTTGTTCCTAGTAAATTGATTAAGGAATTTAGAAATAAAAATTACGACATTTCAGGCAGTATCGAGGATGCAATAAACCAATCCGATTTGGTTATAGATGCTTCTACAGAAGGAAATGGAATTAAAAATAAGAGAAAATATTATCATCCTCTTAAGAAGAAGGCAATCTTTCAAGGGGGGGAAGATAGGTATGGCAGAAATTCTGTGGCAGACATTATCCACAATTCAAGAGTAAACTATGAAAAGACATTAGACAAAGATTCCGTAATCCAGGGTAGCTGTAATGTTACTGGAATGGGTAAAATCATCCAGCCATTGATTGAAACTTATGGTAAATTAATTAAAAGATTTGATGTGGTATTAGTGAGGAGATGGGCCGATCTTGAAGATAAAAAAGAGGTAAGAGATTCGATAGAATGGGATAAGAATCCACACCACCAGGACGATTTGAAGGATTTCATACCCTCTGCCAACTTGTATGTCGATGCGTTAAAGGTGCCATCAAGAATGATGCATCTTCATCAAATGACGATCAGGTTCGATGGTAAACCACCATCCAAGGATGACATCCTAGAAAATTTCAAAAATGAATTTGGAGTGGCTATTTTGCAAAATGCAAAGGGTACCGGAGATATAAGAAAGAAGGCTGCAGAACTCAAATTTGATCATGGAGATACATCAATGGTCCACATCCATAGCGAGTTAATAAAAATCCAAGAGGATACATTGAAGATTTCATATTCAGATGATCAAACCGGGATGGTAATTCCTGAAAACTACATGTTAATACAATCAATGTTGTTGAAACAGCCCCGAGTATACGCAATAAAGCAAACTGACAAGATTTTTGGCATGAAAAAGAAAAAGAAATTATTGGAATCAGAGTTTCAGGGCTAA
- a CDS encoding 4-hydroxyphenylacetate 3-hydroxylase family protein produces MPIKNGSEYIESLRDRNLQVYLFGELVKEPVDHPMIRPSINAVAATYDIAEEDPEIGSATSSLTGLKVNRFLHIAESSQDLVNQNRMQRKLGQQTGTCFQRCVGMDALNSLYSTTFEIDKKYQTPYHERLIEFIKKIQYENHVIGGTMTDAKGDRSLSPSQQEDPDMFVHVVKRDEKGVYIKGAKAHQTGCINSHWLIVMPTMRMRPEDRDYAIVGAIPVDAKGITYIYGRQSCDTRSMEEGDLDAGNSQFSGQEALIIFDNVFIPNELIFMEGEVEFASMLVERFTCYHRRSYVCKTGLGDVLIGASAAIAEYNGVSNASHIKDKLIEMTHLNETIFAAGIASSHQAYRTESGNFINDDMLANVCKHNVTRFPYEIGRLAQDIAGGLMVTMPSEKDFRGPVTGPLLDKYLKGRKGVSTEDRVRILRLIENMTLGRNAVGYLTESMHGAGSPQAQRIQIARQMQLEYKKKLARKLAKVAEGEDTISNPSLAESSDYFDRIFGIKK; encoded by the coding sequence ATGCCTATTAAAAATGGGTCTGAGTACATTGAAAGTTTGAGAGATAGAAATTTGCAGGTTTATCTTTTTGGAGAACTAGTTAAGGAGCCGGTTGATCATCCTATGATTAGGCCTTCTATTAATGCCGTGGCAGCAACGTATGATATTGCAGAAGAAGATCCCGAAATAGGTTCTGCAACTTCCTCATTGACGGGACTCAAGGTTAACAGATTCTTGCATATAGCAGAAAGTTCCCAAGACTTGGTGAATCAAAACCGTATGCAAAGAAAGCTCGGACAACAAACTGGAACTTGTTTTCAACGCTGCGTAGGAATGGATGCACTAAACTCATTATATTCTACAACATTTGAAATTGATAAAAAATATCAAACACCATATCATGAGAGACTAATTGAATTTATCAAAAAAATTCAATATGAAAACCATGTAATCGGAGGGACAATGACGGATGCCAAAGGGGACAGGAGTTTATCTCCATCTCAACAAGAAGATCCAGATATGTTTGTCCATGTTGTAAAAAGGGACGAAAAGGGCGTTTATATCAAAGGAGCTAAAGCTCATCAGACTGGATGCATTAATTCACACTGGTTAATTGTGATGCCTACTATGCGTATGAGGCCCGAAGATAGGGACTATGCAATCGTCGGTGCCATTCCGGTAGATGCAAAAGGTATTACTTATATCTATGGAAGACAATCGTGCGATACCAGGAGTATGGAAGAGGGGGACTTGGATGCAGGTAATTCTCAATTTTCCGGACAAGAGGCACTTATAATATTTGATAACGTGTTTATTCCAAACGAATTGATCTTCATGGAAGGCGAGGTGGAGTTCGCTTCAATGTTGGTTGAAAGATTTACTTGCTATCATAGGAGAAGTTATGTTTGTAAAACCGGATTAGGAGATGTATTGATCGGTGCTTCTGCGGCAATCGCTGAATATAATGGCGTTTCAAACGCTTCCCATATTAAGGACAAATTAATTGAGATGACTCATTTAAATGAAACAATTTTTGCGGCTGGTATAGCTTCTTCACATCAAGCATACAGGACTGAGTCAGGGAATTTCATTAACGATGATATGCTTGCTAATGTATGCAAGCACAATGTTACCCGTTTTCCATACGAAATTGGACGGCTAGCTCAGGACATTGCTGGAGGCCTTATGGTCACTATGCCTTCTGAGAAGGACTTTAGAGGACCAGTTACCGGTCCATTACTTGATAAATACTTGAAAGGACGAAAAGGCGTATCAACAGAAGACAGGGTTCGTATACTTCGGTTAATCGAGAATATGACACTTGGTAGAAATGCCGTTGGGTACCTAACCGAATCCATGCATGGTGCAGGGTCGCCACAAGCTCAACGTATTCAAATAGCCAGACAGATGCAGCTTGAATACAAGAAAAAGTTGGCAAGAAAATTAGCCAAAGTAGCGGAAGGCGAAGACACCATATCAAACCCATCCCTAGCAGAATCATCAGATTATTTTGATAGGATATTTGGAATAAAAAAATAG
- a CDS encoding helix-turn-helix domain-containing protein, producing MNQTSQIKTLLKEQLQMNELETDIFLALMKSEKTTSRGFQEKTNLTVDQIIEISKGLENKGMVIEINKNEFRALHPRFAIVNRYRRICQANNILFKKNTLIDNLGIMLENYQNQI from the coding sequence ATGAATCAAACAAGCCAAATTAAGACTCTACTAAAAGAGCAGCTTCAAATGAATGAATTAGAGACCGACATTTTTTTGGCATTAATGAAATCAGAAAAAACAACTTCTCGGGGATTCCAAGAGAAAACCAACCTAACGGTCGATCAAATTATTGAAATTTCTAAAGGCTTAGAAAATAAAGGAATGGTTATCGAAATTAACAAAAACGAATTTAGAGCCTTGCATCCGAGGTTTGCGATAGTAAATAGATATAGAAGAATATGTCAAGCAAATAACATACTTTTCAAAAAGAACACATTAATCGATAACCTCGGAATAATGCTAGAAAACTATCAAAATCAGATATAA
- a CDS encoding S-methyl-5'-thioadenosine phosphorylase, translating into MLASDKSVGIAIIGGTGIYDPNLFKIEQSINPHTPYGPTSDAIIIGKFGNQRIAFLPRHGKGHRIPPHMINYQANIWALKELGIKRIIAPSAVGSLDYEIKPGDVMLPDQFFDFTKKRAYTFYDGPKVCHISVADPFCGDMRNIAISCINELGIRVHDKGTYVCIEGPRFSTRAESKIYRDVYRADIIGMTLVPECILARESEICYLSVSTITDYDVWADQPVSSREIIETLNKNVETTRRILEKILPMIPEEQNNCSCGNALKDAVL; encoded by the coding sequence ATGCTTGCTAGTGATAAATCTGTAGGTATAGCCATAATCGGTGGTACCGGAATTTATGACCCTAATTTATTTAAGATAGAACAATCAATTAATCCTCATACTCCCTATGGTCCTACTTCAGACGCTATTATTATTGGAAAATTTGGGAATCAGAGAATAGCTTTTCTCCCAAGGCATGGGAAAGGCCATAGAATTCCTCCTCACATGATAAATTATCAGGCTAATATTTGGGCTCTAAAAGAATTGGGAATTAAGAGAATCATTGCACCTTCTGCAGTAGGTAGTTTGGATTATGAAATAAAACCTGGGGATGTGATGCTTCCTGATCAATTTTTTGATTTTACAAAAAAACGGGCTTATACCTTTTATGATGGGCCAAAAGTATGCCATATTTCTGTAGCAGATCCTTTCTGTGGGGACATGAGAAATATAGCTATCAGCTGTATTAATGAGTTAGGCATACGTGTTCATGATAAGGGAACATATGTATGTATTGAAGGTCCGAGATTTTCTACACGCGCAGAATCTAAGATATATAGGGATGTATATCGGGCTGACATCATAGGCATGACCCTAGTTCCTGAATGCATTTTGGCTAGAGAAAGTGAGATCTGTTATCTTTCTGTTTCTACTATTACAGATTATGATGTTTGGGCCGATCAGCCTGTGTCGTCAAGAGAAATTATAGAAACCTTAAACAAGAACGTTGAAACCACTAGGAGGATTCTCGAGAAGATACTACCTATGATCCCTGAAGAACAAAACAACTGTTCCTGTGGAAATGCTTTAAAGGATGCCGTATTATAG
- a CDS encoding adenine phosphoribosyltransferase, whose product MHSDISHVQDLIRDYPDFPKQGILFKDINPVFRDGKSLDILGNHFYDQFQKVKVDYVAGIEARGFIISTLLGLKFNKGVIMIRKAGKLPGTTIKQSYGIEYGTAVMELQSDSLRTGDRILIADDLLATGGTALAAASLVEDLGGKVAGFAFIIELSSLDGGKLLRERGYRVHSMVVY is encoded by the coding sequence GTGCATTCAGATATTAGCCACGTTCAAGATCTAATAAGAGATTACCCTGATTTTCCAAAGCAAGGAATATTGTTTAAGGATATCAATCCTGTATTTAGAGATGGTAAATCTTTGGATATACTTGGAAATCATTTTTATGACCAGTTTCAAAAGGTTAAGGTTGATTATGTAGCGGGTATTGAAGCACGAGGGTTTATTATATCTACCTTGTTGGGTTTAAAATTTAACAAAGGAGTAATCATGATAAGAAAAGCTGGAAAACTCCCTGGAACTACCATAAAACAATCATACGGAATTGAATATGGTACAGCGGTAATGGAGCTGCAGTCTGATTCACTAAGAACAGGTGACAGAATTCTGATAGCCGATGATTTACTTGCTACTGGTGGTACCGCACTAGCCGCGGCCAGCTTAGTTGAAGACTTGGGAGGCAAGGTAGCGGGATTTGCATTCATAATAGAGTTATCCTCCTTGGATGGGGGGAAACTATTAAGAGAAAGAGGATATCGTGTTCATTCAATGGTGGTTTACTAA